A genomic region of Raphanus sativus cultivar WK10039 chromosome 6, ASM80110v3, whole genome shotgun sequence contains the following coding sequences:
- the LOC108812344 gene encoding beta-glucuronosyltransferase GlcAT14C translates to MKRSHISSPRSYFRPAISFLGVILLFLLGLTLTSQKPSGSTPNRILTGKPNIPRLAYLVTGTKGDVKRVKRLLRAIHHPRNHYLVHLDLQASDEERMDLAKFVRSEKEKMRNVMVMGLADLVTEKGPTVLASTLHGVAILLKKAEDWDWFINLGSSDYPLMTQDDILHIFSYLPRYLNFIEHTSNIGWKESQRARPIIIDPGFYHSKKSGVFWAKERRSLPASFKLFMGSTSVALTRPFLEFCIWGWDNLPRTLLMYYTNFLLSSEGYFQTVVCNNKDYQNTTVNHDLHYTHWDTVLQQRALNLTVEDFHDMVQSGAPFAREFREGDLVLDKIDAELLGQTDGGSGLKTPEIVKPTVSSKRLEKLMVKLLDHENFRAKQCK, encoded by the exons ATGAAAAGATCTCACATCTCCTCTCCTCGCTCTTACTTCCGCCCAGCGATCTCATTCCTCGGCGTCATCCTCCTGTTCCTTCTCGGTCTAACACTAACCTCTCAAAAACCATCCGGTTCAACCCCGAACCGAATCCTAACCGGTAAACCCAACATCCCCAGGCTCGCTTACTTGGTCACGGGGACTAAAGGAGATGTCAAACGGGTGAAGCGTCTCCTCAGGGCGATACACCACCCGAGAAACCACTATCTTGTGCATCTTGATCTTCAAGCTTCCGACGAGGAGAGGATGGATCTCGCGAAGTTCGTGAGGtcggagaaggagaagatgaggaacgTTATGGTGATGGGTTTGGCTGACTTGGTGACGGAGAAAGGTCCGACTGTGTTGGCTAGCACGCTCCACGGTGTTGCGATTCTGTTGAAGAAGGCTGAGGATTGGGATTGGTTTATTAATCTTGGCTCATCTGATTATCCTCTCATGACTCAAGACG ATATTTTGCATATCTTCTCATACTTGCCTCGTTACCTGAACTTCATTGAGCACACAAGCAACATCGGTTGGAAAGA GAGTCAAAGAGCAAGACCTATCATTATCGACCCTGGCTTTTACCATTCGAAGAAATCTGGTGTATTTTGGGCTAAAGAACGAAGATCATTGCCTGCTTCCTTCAAACTTTTCATGG GGTCAACAAGTGTAGCTCTAACAAGACCCTTCCTCGAGTTCTGCATCTGGGGATGGGACAACCTCCCAAGAACGCTGTTAATGTACTACACGAACTTCCTTTTATCATCAGAAGGCTATTTTCAGACGGTTGTGTGCAACAACAAAGATTATCAGAACACAACTGTTAACCATGACTTGCACTACACGCACTGGGATACGGTTCTCCAACAGCGAGCCCTGAATCTAACGGTTGAGGATTTTCATGACATGGTCCAAAGCGGGGCGCCATTTGCAAGGGAGTTTCGAGAGGGTGATCTCGTACTTGATAAGATTGACGCCGAGCTGCTTGGTCAAACCGATGGTGGATCGGGGTTGAAGACTCCGGAGATTGTTAAACCCACGGTGAGTTCTAAGAGGCTTGAGAAGCTCATGGTTAAgcttcttgatcatgagaacttCAGGGCTAAGCAatgtaaatag
- the LOC108809257 gene encoding dof zinc finger protein DOF2.4 isoform X2, translated as MVFSSIQAYLDSSNWQQAPPSNYNQGGAGASATGGHGLRPQMQPQPQQPQSNGSGGSGSIRPGSMVDRARQANVAMPEAALKCPRCESTNTKFCYFNNYSLTQPRHFCKTCRRYWTRGGALRNVPVGGGCRRNRRTKSSSNNNSSTATSNNTSFSSAASGNASTISAILSSNYGGTHENILSQILSPDNNMSLLNYGGLSQDLRSVHMGTSGGSLMSCVDEWRTASHHQQPQILGGGNLEDSNPNPSSNGFYPFESPRITSASISSALASQFSSVKVEDNNPYKWVNVNGNCSSWTDLSTFGSSR; from the exons ATGGTTTTCTCCTCCATCCAAGCTTATCTTGATTCATCCAACTGGCAACAA gCTCCTCCGAGCAACTATAATCAGGGCGGCGCAGGAGCCTCAGCAACCGGGGGTCATGGTCTTCGTCCTCAGATGCAGCCACAACCGCAGCAGCCGCAGTCTAATGGTAGCGGAGGCAGCGGCTCAATCCGACCAGGATCGATGGTGGACAGAGCAAGACAAGCAAACGTAGCCATGCCCGAAGCGGCACTAAAATGTCCAAGATGCGAATCCACCAACACTAAGTTCTGCTACTTCAACAACTACAGCCTCACTCAGCCACGCCACTTCTGCAAAACCTGCCGGAGATACTGGACACGTGGCGGTGCCTTACGCAACGTCCCCGTCGGTGGTGGCTGCCGGAGAAACAGGCGTACTAaaagcagcagcaacaacaataGCAGCACCGCCACTAGCAACAACACGAGCTTCTCCTCCGCTGCCTCGGGGAATGCATCCACAATCAGCGCGATTCTCTCCTCGAACTATGGAGGAACCCATGAGAATATCTTGAGTCAGATTTTGTCTCCAG ACAACAACATGAGCTTGTTGAACTATGGAGGATTGAGTCAAGACTTGAGATCAGTCCACATGGGAACTTCTGGTGGCTCTCTTATGAGCTGTGTTGATGAGTGGAGAACGGCGTCGCATCATCAGCAGCCGCAGATTTTGGGAGGTGGAAACTTGGAGGACTCTAATCCTAATCCATCTTCAAATGGATTTTACCCTTTTGAGTCGCCTAGGATTACTTCTGCGTCGATCTCATCTGCTTTGGCGTCGCAGTTTTCTTCAGTCAAAGTTGAAGATAATAATCCTTACAAATGGGTTAATGTCAATGGTAATTGCTCTTCCTGGACTGATCTCTCTACTTTCGGCTCTTCTCGTTGA
- the LOC108809257 gene encoding dof zinc finger protein DOF2.4 isoform X1: protein MVFSSIQAYLDSSNWQQAPPSNYNQGGAGASATGGHGLRPQMQPQPQQPQSNGSGGSGSIRPGSMVDRARQANVAMPEAALKCPRCESTNTKFCYFNNYSLTQPRHFCKTCRRYWTRGGALRNVPVGGGCRRNRRTKSSSNNNSSTATSNNTSFSSAASGNASTISAILSSNYGGTHENILSQILSPGRLMNANYNHHLGDLTDNTKTDNNMSLLNYGGLSQDLRSVHMGTSGGSLMSCVDEWRTASHHQQPQILGGGNLEDSNPNPSSNGFYPFESPRITSASISSALASQFSSVKVEDNNPYKWVNVNGNCSSWTDLSTFGSSR from the exons ATGGTTTTCTCCTCCATCCAAGCTTATCTTGATTCATCCAACTGGCAACAA gCTCCTCCGAGCAACTATAATCAGGGCGGCGCAGGAGCCTCAGCAACCGGGGGTCATGGTCTTCGTCCTCAGATGCAGCCACAACCGCAGCAGCCGCAGTCTAATGGTAGCGGAGGCAGCGGCTCAATCCGACCAGGATCGATGGTGGACAGAGCAAGACAAGCAAACGTAGCCATGCCCGAAGCGGCACTAAAATGTCCAAGATGCGAATCCACCAACACTAAGTTCTGCTACTTCAACAACTACAGCCTCACTCAGCCACGCCACTTCTGCAAAACCTGCCGGAGATACTGGACACGTGGCGGTGCCTTACGCAACGTCCCCGTCGGTGGTGGCTGCCGGAGAAACAGGCGTACTAaaagcagcagcaacaacaataGCAGCACCGCCACTAGCAACAACACGAGCTTCTCCTCCGCTGCCTCGGGGAATGCATCCACAATCAGCGCGATTCTCTCCTCGAACTATGGAGGAACCCATGAGAATATCTTGAGTCAGATTTTGTCTCCAGGTAGGCTAATGAATGCTAATTATAATCATCATCTAGGTGATCTCACAGATAATACAAAAACAGACAACAACATGAGCTTGTTGAACTATGGAGGATTGAGTCAAGACTTGAGATCAGTCCACATGGGAACTTCTGGTGGCTCTCTTATGAGCTGTGTTGATGAGTGGAGAACGGCGTCGCATCATCAGCAGCCGCAGATTTTGGGAGGTGGAAACTTGGAGGACTCTAATCCTAATCCATCTTCAAATGGATTTTACCCTTTTGAGTCGCCTAGGATTACTTCTGCGTCGATCTCATCTGCTTTGGCGTCGCAGTTTTCTTCAGTCAAAGTTGAAGATAATAATCCTTACAAATGGGTTAATGTCAATGGTAATTGCTCTTCCTGGACTGATCTCTCTACTTTCGGCTCTTCTCGTTGA